A section of the Leptospira noumeaensis genome encodes:
- a CDS encoding di-heme oxidoredictase family protein, which produces MKIKHLILIVIIGFLLQCKKNEDEKNLNTAIILSAILSSTSCSTGDFLNDPCEQYSGGDTTTFDSTESAFDLEAANVVDPRRSIDFQDGNANFNRTWLPTGNSSVAGLGPVFNNRSCQGCHVKDGRGRPPADGTSLSSMLIRLSVSGSNPTTGGPLPMTNFGTQLNTEGILEFGTGTQIPKEGTVTITYTEEPGNFPDGESYSLRKPSYTITWNVGGGATQINVANPGQAYHPTNNPSGTYFISPRTAPMLPGLGLLEAIPESTVRSFVDANDSNGDGISGRANLVWDTTQAKSFLGRFGWKANQPNLTHQNASAFLGDIGLTTPVFPSENCATGQTVCAASPSGNGTSPEISNERLSRVTFYTSLVSVPGRRGWRSEDVKKGKELFIQIGCSSCHIPRLKTGDHSIAEISNQEIRPYTDLLLHDMGDALSDNRSDFLASGNEWRTTPLWGLGLIERVNGHELLMHDGRARGIQEAILWHGGEGEQSKNNYKLLPKESRTKVLSFLKSL; this is translated from the coding sequence ATGAAAATAAAACACCTTATCCTAATCGTAATTATCGGATTCCTTCTCCAATGCAAAAAAAATGAAGATGAAAAAAACTTAAACACTGCCATCATTCTATCTGCCATTCTTTCATCTACTTCCTGCTCTACGGGAGATTTTTTAAATGATCCCTGTGAACAATACAGTGGTGGTGACACTACCACCTTTGATTCTACGGAATCTGCATTCGATTTAGAAGCCGCCAATGTTGTGGATCCAAGACGATCTATCGATTTCCAAGATGGAAATGCAAACTTCAATCGAACTTGGCTACCTACTGGAAATTCTTCTGTAGCAGGACTTGGACCTGTCTTTAACAACCGTTCCTGCCAAGGTTGCCATGTCAAAGATGGAAGAGGTAGACCTCCTGCCGATGGGACAAGTCTTTCTTCTATGCTCATTCGTTTGAGTGTTTCTGGATCCAATCCTACAACAGGTGGCCCCCTTCCCATGACAAACTTCGGAACCCAATTGAATACAGAAGGGATTTTAGAATTTGGAACAGGAACTCAAATTCCTAAAGAAGGAACAGTTACCATTACGTATACGGAGGAACCAGGAAATTTTCCCGATGGAGAATCATATTCCCTGCGGAAACCAAGTTATACGATCACTTGGAATGTGGGAGGCGGCGCGACTCAAATCAATGTCGCCAATCCTGGCCAAGCCTATCATCCAACAAACAATCCTTCAGGAACTTATTTCATTTCACCAAGAACAGCACCAATGCTCCCAGGGCTTGGACTTTTGGAAGCCATTCCTGAATCCACCGTTCGTTCTTTTGTCGATGCCAATGATTCCAATGGAGATGGAATTTCAGGAAGGGCAAACTTGGTTTGGGATACAACACAAGCAAAATCATTTCTCGGACGGTTTGGATGGAAAGCAAACCAACCCAACCTAACACATCAAAACGCAAGTGCTTTTCTTGGTGACATTGGTCTTACAACACCTGTTTTTCCCAGCGAAAACTGTGCCACTGGACAAACAGTCTGCGCAGCAAGTCCATCTGGTAATGGAACAAGCCCCGAAATCTCTAACGAACGTTTGTCGAGAGTTACGTTTTATACAAGTCTTGTGAGTGTTCCCGGTAGACGTGGTTGGAGATCAGAGGATGTGAAAAAAGGAAAAGAACTATTCATTCAAATTGGATGTTCCTCTTGCCATATCCCGAGATTAAAAACGGGAGATCATTCCATTGCAGAAATTTCCAACCAAGAAATACGACCTTATACAGATCTACTTCTCCACGATATGGGAGATGCTTTGAGTGATAATCGTTCTGATTTTTTAGCATCAGGGAATGAGTGGAGGACCACTCCACTTTGGGGACTTGGCCTCATTGAACGAGTGAATGGTCATGAACTTTTGATGCATGATGGAAGAGCTCGGGGAATTCAAGAAGCAATCTTATGGCACGGTGGTGAAGGGGAACAAAGTAAAAACAATTATAAACTTTTACCTAAAGAATCTAGAACAAAGGTCCTCAGTTTTTTAAAATCCCTATGA
- a CDS encoding TonB-dependent receptor family protein: MISKFEKLSFYLFLSLVLDYPILSQTNTEDKDSLPQKKSEGIHVIGNKKEDLKKIPGSAYIIDKKYLEEASPTDPMEALRRSPGASVRFQDAAGLTPNIGFRGVSNEESRKTLILEDGILTSLSPYGQPESYYSPSIERMERIEIIKGSGSILFGPNTIGGIVNFVTKRPPTESTFYTKNVGGENGYLSTYNSYGKSFNSSSFEVSLLRKQGNGFRNYQNFDVTEGNIKWIQDWNENHSTTIKLGYHVQNAQSTYLGLSQGLFRMDPKINPAEYDEKQLNRSQTVISHNWKLAEEHTLIIRGYFSQAERNWARQDFLSGKSSSGGYLNPPQDTLRTYSPGIIGNRPGDTIYMRDSYISRDQSFMVGGIETKLESKFSTFGLKHETDLGVRIHGENNLTQTNLKKTDDPLGYLSKAIIQEDSVVNNLAQTTLPNFNLNRQERKIESFAAYFQDRIQLSENWKLIPGVRFEEVRQKAITTRRQATQEDYLLGAVLPGDVSVNRRSSSESRTHIILPGMGITYDITKKFIWFSGAHKGFSPPTFGTSFSPQGNDYRLKPETSTNYETGVRGDITSYLYTELVGYKMYFRDQIINVNEVGGEAGIRPANTGYSTHTGGESVFVWDPAKMQKSEWRVPIELIYSRIEAKSRSFNPFPVSQSSDGKETIEILPAYTLNNYQYISTDTTGNYLPYVPKETITLAVSVSSPQGYYGRLEYQYIGKQYSDLLNTKDESEDGNKGIIPKVELWNTSLGYRSPEKWSVFINAKNIQDKQYVSGRLPTGIQPGPFRQINVGFTLEL, translated from the coding sequence ATGATATCTAAATTTGAAAAACTATCATTCTATCTTTTCCTCTCCCTAGTTCTGGACTATCCCATCCTTTCTCAAACGAATACAGAGGATAAAGATTCATTGCCTCAAAAAAAAAGTGAAGGCATTCATGTCATTGGAAATAAAAAAGAAGACTTAAAAAAAATCCCAGGTTCGGCCTACATCATTGATAAAAAATATCTAGAAGAAGCCTCACCTACTGACCCGATGGAAGCACTAAGAAGGTCGCCAGGTGCAAGTGTTCGTTTCCAAGATGCAGCAGGCCTTACACCAAATATTGGTTTTAGGGGTGTAAGCAATGAAGAATCCCGAAAAACTTTAATTTTAGAAGATGGAATACTTACTTCTCTTTCCCCCTATGGACAACCAGAAAGTTATTACTCTCCTTCCATCGAAAGAATGGAAAGGATCGAAATCATCAAAGGGTCTGGTTCCATTTTATTTGGGCCAAATACCATTGGAGGAATTGTAAACTTTGTCACCAAACGACCACCAACCGAATCCACATTTTATACAAAAAATGTCGGTGGAGAAAATGGATATTTATCAACTTATAATTCATATGGCAAAAGTTTTAATTCTAGTTCTTTTGAAGTTTCTTTACTCAGAAAACAAGGGAATGGATTTCGAAATTACCAAAACTTTGATGTCACCGAGGGGAATATCAAATGGATCCAAGATTGGAATGAAAACCATAGCACAACGATTAAGTTAGGTTATCATGTCCAAAATGCTCAGTCCACCTACTTGGGACTTTCACAAGGTTTATTTAGGATGGATCCAAAAATCAATCCGGCTGAGTATGATGAAAAACAATTGAACCGCAGCCAAACGGTGATTTCTCACAATTGGAAACTCGCAGAGGAACATACACTCATCATTCGAGGTTATTTTTCGCAGGCAGAACGGAACTGGGCCAGGCAAGATTTTTTATCTGGTAAATCGTCCTCTGGTGGTTATCTAAACCCACCACAAGATACACTTCGTACGTATTCTCCAGGTATTATTGGAAATCGTCCTGGAGACACAATTTATATGCGTGATTCGTATATAAGCCGTGACCAATCCTTTATGGTGGGTGGTATCGAAACAAAACTAGAATCAAAGTTTTCTACTTTTGGACTCAAACATGAAACAGATTTAGGGGTTCGTATTCATGGAGAAAATAACTTAACACAAACGAATCTTAAAAAAACCGATGATCCATTAGGTTATCTTTCGAAAGCAATCATCCAAGAAGACTCCGTTGTAAACAATTTGGCACAAACTACTTTACCAAATTTTAACCTCAACCGCCAAGAAAGAAAAATTGAATCCTTTGCTGCTTACTTTCAAGATAGAATCCAACTTTCTGAAAACTGGAAACTCATTCCTGGGGTTCGCTTTGAAGAAGTAAGGCAAAAAGCCATTACAACAAGAAGGCAGGCCACACAAGAAGACTATCTCTTAGGTGCTGTTCTTCCGGGTGATGTTTCTGTCAATCGACGTAGTTCCAGTGAATCAAGAACTCATATCATCCTTCCGGGAATGGGGATCACCTACGACATCACTAAAAAATTCATTTGGTTTTCAGGAGCGCACAAAGGGTTTTCACCTCCTACTTTTGGAACCTCATTTAGCCCACAGGGAAATGACTACCGTTTAAAACCAGAAACCTCCACAAATTATGAAACAGGAGTGAGAGGAGACATTACATCCTATTTGTATACAGAACTAGTAGGTTACAAAATGTACTTTCGCGACCAAATCATTAACGTAAACGAAGTTGGTGGAGAAGCAGGAATTAGACCAGCAAACACTGGTTATTCAACTCATACGGGAGGAGAATCTGTTTTTGTTTGGGATCCAGCAAAAATGCAAAAATCAGAATGGCGTGTTCCTATCGAACTCATATATTCTAGAATTGAAGCTAAATCCAGAAGTTTTAATCCTTTTCCCGTATCTCAATCGAGTGACGGAAAAGAAACCATTGAAATCCTACCGGCTTATACGTTGAACAACTACCAATACATTTCCACAGATACAACAGGGAACTACCTACCTTATGTGCCAAAAGAAACCATTACGCTTGCTGTCAGTGTATCTTCACCCCAAGGGTATTATGGAAGGTTAGAATACCAATACATTGGAAAACAATATTCGGATTTATTGAACACAAAAGATGAATCGGAGGATGGAAACAAAGGGATCATACCGAAAGTGGAACTCTGGAACACAAGTTTGGGATACAGATCTCCCGAAAAATGGTCAGTCTTTATCAATGCGAAAAATATCCAAGATAAACAATATGTTTCCGGTAGATTGCCAACGGGAATCCAACCTGGACCATTTCGCCAAATCAATGTTGGTTTTACTTTAGAACTTTAA
- a CDS encoding imelysin family protein yields MKPFNLLLKILTFGFYILLYNCGVNSDKASQKAQILGLVDTYLKTYSTSSLLSDVTNKLIIPKYTNLDTKMSALQTAATTYTTNPDVTNLNLVRNAWIETDLAYREIEWAYFGPAYIPYNVYLYLDSFSKSFPIDPTAIESKITSNLAPNGLRVDGLDTAEYLLFKDNATTTNTAFADTNRKTYLNKLIQDIKTQTGLLLFHWDKSRGSSFYYSFTNAGKGSRDYPNTKDGLTELTNQMVFFCNTIVDIKIAEPSGLRATNLGVKDISKVETPYANLSLDSLLRNLQGFSDLGDVGFYKFLSLRSETVTPRLQSQIKTTTTAVTLVKTKYGTFQNAILTGGSDVELMLNEFKKLRVLISTEVISALGGTIGVSSNDGD; encoded by the coding sequence ATGAAACCATTCAATCTTTTATTAAAAATTTTAACCTTTGGATTCTACATTTTGTTATACAACTGTGGAGTGAATTCAGACAAAGCTTCACAAAAAGCACAAATTCTAGGTTTGGTGGATACCTATTTAAAAACTTATAGCACTTCCAGTTTACTCAGTGACGTCACAAACAAACTCATCATTCCTAAATATACAAATTTAGATACAAAAATGTCTGCCTTACAAACGGCCGCTACTACCTATACGACAAACCCTGATGTTACTAATTTAAACTTGGTTAGGAATGCTTGGATTGAAACCGATTTGGCTTATAGAGAAATTGAATGGGCTTATTTTGGTCCGGCTTATATTCCTTATAATGTTTATCTTTACTTGGATAGTTTTTCTAAGTCATTTCCCATTGATCCAACAGCTATCGAATCCAAAATCACTTCCAATTTAGCACCAAATGGTTTACGAGTGGATGGCCTTGATACCGCAGAATATTTACTTTTTAAAGATAACGCCACTACAACCAACACCGCATTTGCTGATACCAACAGAAAAACCTATCTCAATAAACTCATCCAAGATATCAAAACCCAAACAGGTTTACTCCTTTTCCATTGGGACAAATCCAGGGGGTCTTCTTTTTATTATTCTTTTACCAATGCCGGCAAAGGAAGTCGTGATTATCCCAATACAAAAGATGGACTCACCGAGTTAACCAACCAAATGGTGTTTTTCTGTAATACCATTGTTGATATTAAAATTGCAGAACCATCTGGACTCCGAGCCACTAATTTAGGTGTGAAAGATATAAGTAAGGTAGAAACACCGTATGCAAATTTATCCCTTGATTCTTTACTACGAAACTTGCAGGGATTTTCTGATTTGGGAGATGTTGGGTTCTATAAATTCCTTTCACTCCGAAGTGAAACAGTGACACCAAGACTGCAGAGCCAAATCAAAACCACAACTACTGCCGTAACCTTGGTAAAAACGAAATACGGAACCTTTCAAAATGCAATTTTGACGGGTGGAAGTGACGTAGAACTCATGTTAAATGAATTTAAAAAGCTAAGAGTGCTCATCTCTACAGAAGTGATCAGTGCCCTTGGGGGGACCATCGGAGTGAGTTCAAATGATGGCGATTAA
- a CDS encoding HTTM domain-containing protein: MAIKKIHKAVPSYSLHFFRIAYGFATTILIFRYFYYGWIHSYFIKPTFFFKHFGFEWIHPFPPVFTYLLFVVLFLTALGIFLGYFLRFNLFVFTIGFTWFHFSDATIYLNHYYLISLLGFLLWLSPVSERNLPLWKWKVWIQTLKPIPELWLYAFRLQMGLIYFFGGVAKLQPDWLLEALPLKLWLYQSEGKLPFLDPILGLPLTAYVFSWIGVVFDLSVPFLLCTRRFRFPSWLIVLIFHTFTSFLFPIGIFPIVMSLSSLIFFEPNWPILLLNKVFKKQFDPSGEINSHTDPKQKIVTYHFRFKEYLLLTYLILQITIPFRHIFYPGQVIWTEEAIKFSWQVMVADKVGSAIFWINNQPIDPRDTLTNYQYRMMTIQPEHILQFAKYLQKKEYESSGKKNLPVYVQSHVSINGKPAKPLFSPNEDLTKIEITFFPMQGLIR, from the coding sequence ATGGCGATTAAAAAAATACACAAGGCCGTTCCTTCTTATTCCTTACATTTCTTTCGCATTGCTTATGGGTTTGCGACTACGATTCTTATCTTTAGATATTTTTATTATGGATGGATTCATTCCTACTTCATCAAACCTACCTTTTTCTTCAAACATTTTGGCTTCGAATGGATTCACCCATTTCCTCCAGTTTTCACCTATCTATTGTTTGTGGTTCTTTTCCTTACGGCTCTTGGGATTTTTTTAGGATACTTTCTCAGATTCAATCTCTTTGTTTTTACCATTGGATTCACATGGTTTCATTTTTCTGATGCCACCATCTATTTGAATCATTATTACCTAATTTCGTTACTTGGTTTTTTATTGTGGTTATCTCCCGTAAGCGAACGAAATCTCCCTCTATGGAAATGGAAGGTTTGGATCCAAACACTGAAACCAATTCCTGAACTTTGGCTTTATGCCTTTCGGCTACAAATGGGACTCATTTATTTTTTTGGAGGAGTTGCTAAACTCCAACCAGATTGGCTACTCGAAGCCCTCCCACTAAAGCTGTGGTTGTACCAATCGGAAGGAAAACTTCCATTCCTCGATCCCATTCTTGGCCTTCCTTTAACTGCTTATGTTTTTTCTTGGATTGGTGTGGTCTTTGATTTAAGTGTTCCATTTTTACTTTGTACAAGAAGATTTCGATTTCCGTCTTGGCTTATTGTATTAATCTTTCACACCTTTACTTCGTTCTTATTTCCAATCGGAATTTTTCCCATTGTTATGAGTTTATCCTCACTAATATTTTTTGAACCTAATTGGCCGATTCTTCTATTAAACAAAGTTTTCAAAAAACAATTCGATCCTTCAGGGGAAATAAATTCTCATACAGATCCAAAACAAAAAATAGTAACTTACCATTTTAGATTCAAAGAATACCTTCTTCTCACCTACCTTATACTACAGATTACGATTCCCTTCCGACATATTTTTTATCCGGGACAAGTGATTTGGACAGAAGAAGCCATTAAGTTTTCGTGGCAGGTGATGGTGGCAGACAAAGTGGGATCTGCAATTTTTTGGATAAACAATCAACCCATTGATCCAAGAGATACACTGACCAACTACCAATATAGAATGATGACCATCCAACCAGAACATATCTTACAGTTTGCAAAGTATTTACAAAAAAAAGAATACGAAAGCTCCGGGAAAAAAAATCTACCTGTGTATGTTCAATCCCATGTTTCAATCAACGGAAAACCAGCAAAACCATTATTTTCACCTAACGAAGATCTAACCAAGATCGAAATTACATTTTTTCCTATGCAAGGACTCATTCGATGA